From the Salarias fasciatus chromosome 16, fSalaFa1.1, whole genome shotgun sequence genome, one window contains:
- the LOC115403332 gene encoding LOW QUALITY PROTEIN: sterile alpha motif domain-containing protein 9-like (The sequence of the model RefSeq protein was modified relative to this genomic sequence to represent the inferred CDS: deleted 3 bases in 2 codons): protein MKLSELRKKAEENHLSDIKSSTQGSRLAQMITDNTLRLDKSYYEHYVVVTNKSHPRQLESLGFLVELNPTAVLDFDPESAKHGLLNYMDLLSTVSVHSPAEYKITEAVEDIAEKLKLNRSTSWIFCNGNGDHEQPCPFDKWLFNKGASVRDVISFLCRKDVLPNKRFLVIFLLLSKVSDRMDPLIETFSAFLQELGGMGQILCICDNEQGFTSWMYNLIEAQFCADISDRCIYELSFAEVNGTILSLWSKNRISNRFLSCGGGGRVVLDKKVQRSLDTLEVLCVNECEGGNDDKITIEENFYRGGKVSWWNFYFSEQPGSTPFIKRDMFDFMKNTVIKELCSLNKACALLNLKHVTGCGGTTSAMHLLWDHRETFRCAVLRNNKADLTEVSQQVVKLLMYEDHEEKSPMVPVLLMIDDFDDEDKVSDLQQLIKAECVKKGIQSKSPQVLLLNCMRSQSSDPPETTPDTVFIGNSLSEKELKLFEEKLIEIEKTHKNAETFYGFMIMKKNFKSEYIESVVHNTLKSFNISQNPSELLAVLVLLNVYCKGSALSVSLCEEFLGLQSAYGTNKVEDGFGKFSNLIGRCSVESKVVFTGVKIIHSSIAKQCLHELTTAHGVKRADITDLLLNTDKLYESTQGRDKLLQDVHYILVKRQLAVIDESNFSPLIHDIAWETPGLEELVLENAARRFKNDAVISQLLARYYYLKKRDFSSAKIWAKQARHLSKDSSYIADTSAQVIKHELNNAIEKNKEEPISPNTLKEYLKMAQEATEAFKETQRLAKKESIQRSSVKTDNHFQYVRVLGRSSGWSTHH, encoded by the exons ATGAAACTTTCAGAACTCCGGAAGAAAGCGGAAGAGAATCATCTCAGTGACATAAAAAGCAGCACTCAAGGCTCGAGATTAGCACAAATGATCACTGATAACACATTGCGTTTGGATAAGTCCTACTATGAACATTATGTGGTCGTGACAAACAAATCGCATCCAAGGCAGTTGGAATCTTTAGGATTTCTTGTAGAGCTCAACCCAACAGCTGTCTTAGACTTTGATCCAGAATCAGCTAAACATGGACTGCTGAATTACATGGACCTGCTGAGCACAGTAAGTGTCCATTCACCAGCTGAGTATAAAATCACAGAAGCAGTTGAAGACATTGCAGAGAAGCTGAAATTAAATCGAAGTACCAGCTGGATATTTTGTAATGGAAATGGTGATCATGAACAGCCATGTCCCTTTGACAAGTGGTTGTTTAACAAGGGTGCCTCAGTTCGAGATGTGATCTCTTTTTTATGTCGTAAAGATGTGCTTCCAAACAAGAGATTCCTGGTCATTTTCTTACTTTTGTCTAAAGTGAGTGACCGAATGGATCCCCTCATTGAAACTTTTAGTGCATTCTTGCAGGAGCTTGGAGGCATGGGACAAATCCTTTGCATATGTGACAACGAGCAAGGATTTACATCCTGGATG TACAACCTGATTGAGGCTCAGTTTTGTGCTGACATCTCTGATAGATGCATTTATGAGCTCAGTTTTGCAGAAGTCAATGGTACAATCCTCAGTCTTTGGTCCAAGAATCGAATTTCCAACCGTTTCCTCTCCTGTGGTGGGGGAGGCAGAGTGGTTCTTGACAAGAAAGTGCAGCGAAGCCTGGATACCTTGGAGGtcttgtgtgtgaatgaatgtgaaGGAGGAAATGATGATAAAATCACCATTGAGGAGAACTTCTATAGGGGAGGAAAAGTGTCATGGTGGAACTTCTACTTCTCGGAGCAGCCTGGATCCACACCATTCATCAAACGTGACATGTTTGACTTCATGAAAAACACAGTCATAAAAGAACTGTGCTCTTTGAACAAAGCCTGTGCCCTTCTCAACCTGAAACATGTTACAGGATGCGGTGGGACAACCTCAGCCATGCATTTATTGTGGGATCACCGAGAGACATTCCGTTGTGCTGTGCTCAGAAACAACAAGGCTGACCTAACTGAAGTATCACAACAAGTGGTGAAACTTCTAATGTACGAAGACCATGAAGAGAAGTCACCAATGGTCCCTGTTTTATTGATGATTGATGACTTTGATGATGAGGACAAAGTGTCCGACTTGCAGCAGCTCATCAAAGCAGAATGTGTGAAGAAAGGCATTCAGTCCAAGTCTCCACAAGTCCTCCTCCTAAACTGCATGCGATCGCAGTCCTCTGACCCCCCTGAAACAACTCCAGACACAGTATTCATTGGAAATAGTCTTTCTGAGAAAGAACTGAAATTGTTTGAGGAAAAGCTGATTGAAATCGAAAAAACACATAAGAATGCTGAAACGTTCTACGGTTTCATGATCATGAAGAAGAACTTTAAGTCAGAATACATTGAGAGTGTCGTCCACAACACTCTGAAGAGCTTCAATATCAGTCAAAATCCTTCTGAACTCTTGGCTGTTTTGGTTCTGTTGAATGTTTACTGCAAAGGCagcgctctctctgtctccctgtgtgAGGAGTTTCTTGGCCTTCAGTCAGCTTATGGAACCAACAAAGTGGAAGATGGATTTGGGAAATTTTCCAATCTCATTGGCAGATGCTCAGTTGAGAGTAAGGTGGTATTCACAGGTGTGAAAATAATCCATTCAAGTATTGCAAAGCAGTGTTTGCATGAGTTAACAACAGCACACGGTGTAAAGAGAGCAGATATCACTGATCTTCTGTTGAACACAGACAAGCTTTACGAGAGCACACAGGGCAGGGATAAGCTCCTGCAAGATGTTCACTACATTTTGGTGAAGCGACAACTCGCAGTCATCGATGAATCTAATTTTTCTCCACTCATTCATGACATTGCATGGGAAACACCTGGACTGGAGGAGTTAGTGCTAGAAAATGCTGCACGGAGATTCAAGAATGATGCTGTCATTTCTCAGTTACTGGCCAGGTACTACTACCTTAAAAAGAGGGATTTCTCTTCAGCAAAAATCTGGGCAAAACAAGCAAGACATCTTTCCAAAGATAGCTCTTACATTGCGGACACGTCAGCTCAAGTCATCAAGCATGAGCTGAACAATGCCATCGAGAAAAACAAGGAGGAGCCCATCAGTCCCAATACTCTGAAGGAGTATCTTAAAATGGCCCAGGAAGCAACAGAAGCGTTTAAAGAGACGCAACGACTTGCAAAGAAAGAGTCGATTCAGAGATCAAGTGTCAAAACAGACAAC CACTTTCAATACGTCAGGGTGCTTGGGAGAAGTTCAGGTTGGAGTACTCATCATTGA